The Pseudomonas multiresinivorans DNA window GCCCGACAAAAACAGCAGACCCGCAAGGAGCCGAACATGGGCCTGGGACCGAAGCTCGATAGCGTGCTCGAGCGCATCGGCCTGTCGACGATGGAAGTCGATCAGCGCCTGAGTTACCTGGAGTGGCGCGAGGAGGATGGCCGCCATCTGCATGGCCGCGCCGCCGAACTGGAGGGCTGCCACCAGCGCTTCATCGAGCAGCTCTACGATCACCTGCGCCACTATCCGCCTCTGGGCGCGATCCTCTCCGAGCCGGCGACGCTGGCGCGGCTGAAATGCAGTCAGTTCGAATACTACCGCCAGCTCTGGGACGCCCCGCAGGACGCCGACTACGTGCGCGACCGCCTGCGCATCGGGCTGGTGCACCAGCAAGTCGGCGTCGAGCTGAAGTGGTACATGGGCGCCTATCGCCTGTACCTGGACCAGATGCTCGCCGACCTGATGGGCGACGCCCCGGAAGCCAAGACCTACGCCAGCCTGCTCAAGCGGGTGTTCTTCGACATGTCGCTGGCCATCGACACCTACGGCGCTGCCCAGCGTCAGGCGCTGGAGGACAGCGAGGCGCGCTTCGCCCGCGCGCTGCGCGGCGCCAACGACGGCATCTGGGACTGGGACCTGGGCAACGACCGCCTCTACGTCTCCGAGCGCTGGGCACGCATGCTCGGCCTGACCCGCGACAACCTCGGCGAAGGCAGCACCAGTTGGTTCGCCCGCGTGCATCCGGACGACCTGCCCGGCCTGCGCAAGGCCATCGACGCGCACCTGCGCGGCAGCAGTGCGCTGCTCAGCCACGAATACCGTATCCGCCAGCGTGACGGCAACTACCTCTGGGTGCTGGCGCGTGGCGTGGTCACCGATGGGCGCATGGCCGGCTCGCAAACCGACATCAGCCAGCACAAGGCCAGCGAGCACCAGCTCAGCCATGCGGCGCGGCATGACCCGCTGACCGGCCTGGGCAATCGTCTGCGCCTGGACGAGTTGCTGCAGCAAGCCCTGATGCGCCAACGCCGCCCCGGCGCGCGCGAGTCCGGCCTGCTGTTCATCGACCTGGACCGTTTCAAGCTGATCAACGACAGCCTCGGCCACGCGGTGGGCGACCGCGTATTGGTGGAGGTCTCCCAGCGCCTGCTGCGCTGCCTGCGGCCGGGCGACCACCTGGCGCGTTTCGGCGGCGACGAGTTCGTCGTGCTGCTGGACGACCTGGCCAGCCTGGTCGACGCCGAACAGGTCGCGCAGCGCATGCTCGACTGCCTGCGCCAGCCGCTGCACGTGGACGGCCGCACGCTGGTGGTCAGCGCCAGCATCGGCATCACCGGGCTGATGACCGACGGCCAGGCCATCGACACCCTGCAGGCCGCCGACCTTGCGCTGTATCGCGCCAAGGAAGCCGGCAAGGCGCAGTACGCGCGCTTCA harbors:
- a CDS encoding putative bifunctional diguanylate cyclase/phosphodiesterase; the protein is MGLGPKLDSVLERIGLSTMEVDQRLSYLEWREEDGRHLHGRAAELEGCHQRFIEQLYDHLRHYPPLGAILSEPATLARLKCSQFEYYRQLWDAPQDADYVRDRLRIGLVHQQVGVELKWYMGAYRLYLDQMLADLMGDAPEAKTYASLLKRVFFDMSLAIDTYGAAQRQALEDSEARFARALRGANDGIWDWDLGNDRLYVSERWARMLGLTRDNLGEGSTSWFARVHPDDLPGLRKAIDAHLRGSSALLSHEYRIRQRDGNYLWVLARGVVTDGRMAGSQTDISQHKASEHQLSHAARHDPLTGLGNRLRLDELLQQALMRQRRPGARESGLLFIDLDRFKLINDSLGHAVGDRVLVEVSQRLLRCLRPGDHLARFGGDEFVVLLDDLASLVDAEQVAQRMLDCLRQPLHVDGRTLVVSASIGITGLMTDGQAIDTLQAADLALYRAKEAGKAQYARFSLELQAEAQRRLDLESALAQALRREEFSLHYQPIVRLDRDTPHWEAVEVLLRWKHNGASVSPLDFIPALEESGEIVPVGDWVLRQACRQTALWQSQGHRNLYCSVNLSSRQLQQPGFAARVQQILDESGLSPRSLVLEITESLLMQDGAETLACLRELAAEGVRLALDDFGTGYSSLGYLKRYPLHILKVDRSFITRVPDDPELSAICRAIIGLGHSLGLEVVAEGVERQEHLDFLRTEGCRHAQGFLFSKPLAPEQLFQHNLEHQR